GTGAACTTGATGACGGGGTTCATGGAAACGGAAGAGGTATCCTTGAAGGGGTCGCCGACGGTGTCGCCGACAACGGCCGCTTCGTGCAGCGCCGTTCCCTTTTCCTTGAGGTCGACTTCAACGATCTTCTTGGCATTGTCCCACGCGCCGCCGGCATTCGCCATAAAGATCGCCTGATAGAGGCCGAAGAAGGCGATGGCGACGAGGTAGCCGATGAAGAAATAGGGGTTGAAGAAGGAGAGTGCGAGGGCCATGAAGAAGACGACGATGAAGATGTTCCACATACCCTTCTGAGCATACTGGGTGCAGATCTTCACGACTTCCTTGCTGTCCTCGATGGAGGCTTCCGCCTTGTCAAGGTTGATGTTCTTCTTGATGAAGACAACAGCCCGGTAAGCACCGGTGGTGACCGCCTGTGTCGCAGCACCCGTAAACCAGTAGATCACGGCGCCGCCCATGAGCAGGCCGAGAACGATCGTCGGCTGAACGAGGCTGAGGTGGGACACGACGTTCCCGAACATGTTCTCCAGGAGAATGATGATGCCGAAGACCATGGTCGTGGCACCGACGACAGCCGTGCCGATGAGAACGGGCTTTGCCGTTGCTTTAAACGTATTGCCGGCGCCGTCGGCCTCTTCAAGGTAATCCTTGGCGACGTCGAAATTCGGCTCGAAACCGAAGTTCTTCTTGATGTCCTCTTTTACGTTCGGAACGGCTTCGATCCTTGAAAGCTCGTAAACCGACTGCGCGTTGTCCGAAACAGGACCGTAGCTGTCGACGGCGATCGTCACAGGACCCATGCCGAGAAAACCGAAGGCCACAAGACCGAAGGAAAAGACAGGCGCCGCAAATGCAAACTTCTCAGGCATAAGGGCCATGATCGAGGGATGCTGGGACACCAGGTAGGCGATGAACATGAGAACGAGAATGACAAGGCCTTCCCAGAACGCGGAGAAGTTACCGGCAACAAAACCGGAAAGGATATCGAGCGATGCACCGCCGTGGCGGGCAGCGCCGACAACTTCCTGAACGTGGCGGGATTTCGTACTCGTGAAGACCTTGGTGAATTCCGGTATCAGAGCGCCGGCGATGGTGCCGCAGGAGATGATGATGGCCAGTGCCCACCAGAGCCCCGGATACTTGGTGGCGCTGAGGTCACCGAGGAGCATGTAGCTCGCCCAGAAGGTGACGATGATCGCTACAGCCGAGGTGATCCATACAAGGTTGGTAAGAGGCTGTTCGAAGTCGAACTTTGTCTTTGAACCGTAAACGGATGACGTGATGCCCCTGTTGATGAAATAAGAAACAAGGGAGGTGAGGATCATGAGGATACGCATTGCGAAGATCCAGATGATCAGCGTGCCCGACATCATGGGGTTTGCCGCAAGCGCGAGAGCAAGGAAGGCGACAAGGGCAACGCCCGTTACGCCGTATGTCTCGAAGCCGTCCGCTGTGGGGCCGACGCTGTCGCCGGCGTTGTCACCGGTGCAGTCGGCGATGACGCCGGGGTTCTTCGGGTCGTCTTCGGGAAGATGGAAGACGATCTTCATGAGGTCGCTGCCGATGTCGGCGATCTTCGTGAAGATACCGCCGGCGATCCTCAGGGCGCTGGCACCGAGGGACTCACCGATCGCGAAACCGATGAAGCTGGGACCAACGAGTTCCTTCGGGAGGAAAACAAGGATGCAGATCATGAAGAAAAGCTCGACGCTCACAAGAAGGAGCCCGACGCTCATTCCCGAGGTCAGGGGGATGTTGACGACTTCAACCGGTCTGCCGCGGAGCGACGCAAAGGCCGTCCGGGAGTTTGCCCAGGTGTTTATCCTCATACCGAACCATGCCACACCGTAGGAACCGAGGATACCGAGGATGGAGCAAATAAGGATGATGACCATGTTGCCAAAGGGAGCGTGGGACAGGCCCATGAAGTAATAGACCATACAGGCGGCTATCAGGAGCCAGAGAATGAAGAGGAACTTGCCCTGCTGGGCGAGATAGGACTTGCATGTTTCCCAGATAACAGCCGAAACTTCAAGCATAGCCTTGTGGGCAGGCATCTTCTTTG
This region of Syntrophorhabdus sp. genomic DNA includes:
- a CDS encoding sodium-translocating pyrophosphatase — its product is MMFILAALPAFAGEADIILPDLSTVTFTIFGSVVSGVSIMYFGIIICFIGLIFAIMQANQTKKMPAHKAMLEVSAVIWETCKSYLAQQGKFLFILWLLIAACMVYYFMGLSHAPFGNMVIILICSILGILGSYGVAWFGMRINTWANSRTAFASLRGRPVEVVNIPLTSGMSVGLLLVSVELFFMICILVFLPKELVGPSFIGFAIGESLGASALRIAGGIFTKIADIGSDLMKIVFHLPEDDPKNPGVIADCTGDNAGDSVGPTADGFETYGVTGVALVAFLALALAANPMMSGTLIIWIFAMRILMILTSLVSYFINRGITSSVYGSKTKFDFEQPLTNLVWITSAVAIIVTFWASYMLLGDLSATKYPGLWWALAIIISCGTIAGALIPEFTKVFTSTKSRHVQEVVGAARHGGASLDILSGFVAGNFSAFWEGLVILVLMFIAYLVSQHPSIMALMPEKFAFAAPVFSFGLVAFGFLGMGPVTIAVDSYGPVSDNAQSVYELSRIEAVPNVKEDIKKNFGFEPNFDVAKDYLEEADGAGNTFKATAKPVLIGTAVVGATTMVFGIIILLENMFGNVVSHLSLVQPTIVLGLLMGGAVIYWFTGAATQAVTTGAYRAVVFIKKNINLDKAEASIEDSKEVVKICTQYAQKGMWNIFIVVFFMALALSFFNPYFFIGYLVAIAFFGLYQAIFMANAGGAWDNAKKIVEVDLKEKGTALHEAAVVGDTVGDPFKDTSSVSMNPVIKFTTLFGLLATEIAVTIQSQTVKYVIGGIFFVIAIIFVYRSFYGMRIGEEKLD